Proteins encoded by one window of Fischerella sp. PCC 9605:
- a CDS encoding LysR family transcriptional regulator translates to MIARSAINFRHLSKFELRQIGYFMEIVDAEHSFSEASQRLNIEQPALSQRIKSLETVLGVKLFNRKRRPPELTEAGKVFFQQAQLGLTYIDRAITQAQRASRGEIGHLTVGIGSIIANGILPDVLRQFTKNFPDVELELRELTVEQEIQQLREHRLDMGFESIPSPYEQDTSLSFEPIIQEPFVIALPQTHPLATQTQIPLKALENEPFILPSLDVMPFYKKVLTLCEQAGFQPKIQNVQATWTMTILSLVASELGVAILPSNIQNLQRQGVVYRAIQNANLTRQIAVVWQRDNSSTALHNFLKVIKDVTQQSEFRPHS, encoded by the coding sequence ATGATAGCCAGATCGGCGATCAACTTTCGACACCTCAGCAAATTTGAATTGAGACAGATAGGTTATTTCATGGAGATCGTTGATGCAGAGCACAGTTTCAGTGAAGCATCTCAACGTCTAAACATTGAACAACCCGCTCTCAGTCAAAGGATTAAATCGCTTGAAACAGTGCTTGGAGTAAAACTGTTCAATCGCAAGCGGCGACCGCCTGAGCTTACAGAAGCCGGGAAAGTTTTCTTCCAACAGGCGCAGCTTGGTTTAACTTACATCGACCGGGCAATTACTCAAGCACAACGAGCGAGTCGAGGTGAGATCGGACACTTAACAGTCGGTATAGGTAGTATAATCGCAAATGGCATTCTTCCTGATGTTCTACGACAGTTCACAAAGAATTTCCCAGATGTGGAACTGGAACTGCGCGAACTCACGGTGGAGCAGGAAATTCAACAACTGCGGGAGCATCGGCTGGATATGGGGTTTGAAAGCATTCCCAGTCCCTACGAGCAGGATACAAGCTTGAGCTTTGAACCAATTATTCAAGAACCCTTTGTGATTGCGCTGCCACAAACCCATCCCCTTGCTACCCAAACCCAAATTCCCTTAAAAGCGTTAGAGAATGAACCGTTTATTTTGCCCTCACTTGATGTTATGCCCTTCTATAAAAAGGTTTTGACGCTTTGCGAGCAGGCAGGCTTTCAACCCAAGATTCAAAACGTACAAGCAACCTGGACAATGACTATTCTCAGCTTGGTTGCATCTGAGCTTGGGGTCGCGATCTTGCCTAGCAATATCCAAAATCTTCAGCGCCAGGGTGTGGTTTATCGCGCCATTCAAAACGCAAATTTGACTCGCCAGATCGCAGTTGTTTGGCAACGAGATAATTCATCAACTGCCTTGCACAACTTCCTTAAAGTCATTAAAGATGTGACACAGCAAAGCGAGTTCCGCCCTCATTCATGA
- a CDS encoding DsrE/DsrF/DrsH-like family protein: protein MRSILIASFLRYLLTNRRKITMKKMAIVIRDDAYDRLYTPLTFAYVAAKQGVEVNILFVLWAVRVLTEQGAKAVKIDRQHATEEEWFKDRVRRDGDPLAIYDFIKLVKRTGNVRFYGCQLAAATFDVTESQLIPEAEGIVDSLWFLEEKAIKADHCQYF from the coding sequence ATGCGCTCAATTCTGATTGCTAGTTTTTTGCGATATCTGTTGACCAATCGAAGGAAAATCACCATGAAAAAGATGGCTATTGTTATTCGAGATGACGCATACGATCGGCTTTACACGCCATTGACATTTGCTTATGTTGCAGCGAAACAGGGCGTTGAAGTTAACATTTTGTTTGTGCTATGGGCAGTGCGGGTTCTAACAGAGCAGGGTGCTAAGGCGGTCAAAATCGATCGCCAGCACGCTACAGAAGAAGAGTGGTTCAAGGACAGAGTGCGGCGTGACGGCGATCCGCTTGCGATCTATGATTTCATCAAGTTGGTGAAACGGACGGGTAACGTGCGATTCTACGGATGTCAACTTGCAGCAGCCACGTTTGACGTGACCGAATCACAGCTTATCCCAGAGGCAGAGGGCATTGTAGATTCGCTCTGGTTCTTGGAAGAGAAGGCGATTAAGGCAGATCACTGTCAGTATTTCTGA
- a CDS encoding AraC family transcriptional regulator produces MDVLSDILRVIRFSGVIDLRPEFSAPWLIETPSCSNFAHTIQSDTTHIVPFHIVAEGNCWVKAKTNICQALSPGDIIIFPHGDAHILGDRLEGAPIPIAELLPAPPWQEPPTLTYGGGGKITRLVCGFLQCEQLVLHPFLKSLPGFMHIQVFADLTAPLLKTGVQYIIQEADCVQPGSVCLLTRLVELMFIEILRNYMQNSPKEQMGGVLALNDPIIGQALNWIHADPAHPWTVSELARQVGVSRSALATRFSELLGQPPMQYLTQWRLQLAAHHLQNTDESIAKIASQVGYESEAAFNRAFKRYAGKPPGAWRHHWGLM; encoded by the coding sequence ATGGATGTGCTTTCGGATATACTGCGGGTCATCCGATTTTCTGGGGTCATTGACCTGCGTCCAGAGTTTTCTGCCCCCTGGCTCATTGAGACCCCCTCTTGCTCAAACTTCGCGCACACGATCCAGTCTGATACAACCCATATTGTTCCTTTTCACATTGTTGCGGAGGGGAACTGCTGGGTAAAAGCTAAAACCAATATCTGTCAGGCACTTTCCCCTGGTGATATCATTATTTTTCCGCACGGAGATGCTCACATTTTGGGCGATCGCCTTGAGGGAGCACCGATCCCGATTGCTGAATTGCTGCCTGCTCCACCCTGGCAAGAACCCCCAACCCTGACCTATGGCGGTGGTGGGAAGATAACTCGCCTAGTGTGCGGATTTTTGCAATGTGAGCAACTGGTACTGCATCCCTTCCTAAAAAGCTTGCCAGGGTTCATGCACATTCAGGTGTTTGCAGATCTGACTGCACCACTCCTGAAAACTGGTGTCCAGTACATTATTCAAGAAGCAGACTGTGTTCAACCAGGAAGTGTGTGTTTATTGACCCGACTGGTGGAACTCATGTTTATTGAAATTCTGCGGAACTACATGCAAAATTCCCCGAAAGAACAAATGGGTGGGGTACTTGCCCTGAACGATCCAATCATCGGTCAAGCACTGAACTGGATACATGCAGATCCTGCTCATCCCTGGACGGTTTCTGAACTAGCTAGACAGGTTGGTGTTTCCCGTTCAGCCTTGGCGACCCGCTTTAGTGAACTTCTAGGGCAACCGCCGATGCAATACCTCACACAATGGCGGCTCCAGTTAGCAGCTCACCACCTGCAAAATACAGACGAGAGCATTGCCAAAATTGCCAGTCAAGTCGGTTACGAGTCAGAAGCCGCTTTTAATCGTGCGTTTAAGCGCTATGCAGGAAAGCCTCCTGGGGCATGGCGTCATCACTGGGGGTTAATGTAA